The DNA window TTTACTTTTGTAGGCTTGGAGTTGAAGAGGGTTTTGCTGAAACACAACTTAAATTAGATGTTCCAGGAGTGACTGAAACTAGAGCTAAAATAAATTTTTCAGGAGAAAATCCATCTATAAAATCAATTATTTATGATGGCTTTATTCCTTCAGCTTTACGTGAGGGAGAATACTCTATAAAAGCTTATACTTATGGTTATGTTCAAACAGAAGATGTAACAGTTTATTTATATTTAAGCCAGATTCAATTAGCTGTAGTAATTTTATTGATAGGATCTGGGATAAACGGGACAACAGCTTTAATCGCTAATGGAGTATTCACCAATTTAACAGAAAATACATTTATAGAAGTTGATGCTTTACTTAATGAAGATTTAAAAGGAGTAGATGTTACTAATGCTTCTAAAGGATCAAGTGGATTTGCTTTTTCTATTTATGGTTTTTATGGTAAAGGACATTTTTTTTATGTAGCACCTGACGGAACTAGAATTCGCGATTATGGTTTAGATGTTGGAAACTATAGTGTTTATATTCCAGAATTTGGTTTTGATTGGAAATATATGCAAAAAGCACCTGTTTATGTTAATATTCAAGATTTAGGAGTTACTGTTGGAGTTTACTTTTCTTTGTATAGGCTTGGAAAAATTTATGGTGAAGTTAAAGGCGAGACATTTTATCATGATTTTATTCAACTTGTTTGGGTTTCAATATCAACTGATGAAAGAAAAGCTTACTCTTTTGATGGAAACTATATTATTCATCTTCCAGAAGGAGAATATGAAGTTAAATATTCATGTCCAGGTTATGAAACTCAAATAATTCATATATTTATTGGAGGAAGCTTCGCTATTAGTCAAAATGTTCTTTTAATCCAGGGTTCCTCCACACAACCTTTTCCTATCCCTTCATTAGCAATGTCAATTGAAGTTAAGCCATTAAATGAATCTTATATTCTTTCAGCAAAATTAATTAACTATAACCAAACAGAACAAAACATGATTTTTTTATGGATGTCAAATTCAGGCGAGTTTAATTCAACTATTGGAAAAACAGTTTTATGGATGCCCATAGATGAATATGAAGAATATGAAGTTAAAGTTGTAGCTATCGTTAATGGTGAGGCTTTATCTTCAACTAGCATTAAACTATTAAACTTAAAGACGATAGAATTTCCAAAAGTTTTTCAACTTTTAACGTTGTTATCGCTTATTTTAATTGTTACTTTAAAAATGTTACAAAAAAGGATTAAAAAACCTAAAAGATTTCAAATTTAATAAAAAAATTTTATATTTTATAAGCGCTATAAATTTTAATGTTGAGGGGATAAATGTTGGCAATAGCCTTTGTTTTAATAAATGCTGAAATAGGCTCTGAAAGCGAACTTGTAGAAGAGCTTAGAAAAATGCCGTATGTTAAAGAAGCTTATTTAGTTTATGGCGTTTATGATATAATAGCTAGAATTGAAGCTGAAAACATGGATAAACTAAAGGAAATAGTTACATGGAAAATTAGAAAATTAAATAAGGTTCGCTCAACTTTAACAATGATTGTAATGGAAAGCTAAAAACTTCACTTTCTTATTTTTTAGGATTCTTAAAATTTTTGAATTTTAGCTTTATTTTTAAGGTTGAATTTAATGGAGCAAACTTGCCATATCGGGATAGATGATACAGATTCTCCAAGAATGGGTTGCACTACATACATAGCTGCTTTACTGGTTGAAAAACTTGAAAAAGTGGGTTGTAAATTTATTGATTACCCTAATTTAATTAGGTTAAACCCTAATGTTCCATGGAAAACTAGAGGTAACGGAGCAGTAGCTTTAAGATTTAAATGTCTACCTTATCAATTTGAAGAAATTAAATTTATAGTTTCAAAAATTGTTAAAGACAATTCAGATTTAGGTTATCCTAAAACAGATCCTGCTATAGCTTTTTTAAAAGGTGAAGTGCCAAATGAGCTTTTTTTATTTGCTA is part of the Candidatus Bathyarchaeota archaeon genome and encodes:
- a CDS encoding Lrp/AsnC ligand binding domain-containing protein — encoded protein: MAIAFVLINAEIGSESELVEELRKMPYVKEAYLVYGVYDIIARIEAENMDKLKEIVTWKIRKLNKVRSTLTMIVMES